From the genome of Gemmatimonadota bacterium, one region includes:
- a CDS encoding FadR family transcriptional regulator has translation MSVPFDPIRPKERLFQEIVEHVQAQILSGELKPGDRIPAERELATHFGVSRAAVREAIKSLAEKGLVEVHVGRGTFVATLTTDHVVESMSLLLRDARNTPEHLQEAREILEVPIARLAAQHRTAEHIERLRAHMRTMEAQQHLTRAFIDADGDFHYELARATGNPVLEIVSRTLLTMLRSERVFMVGFRDEIGGAIRSHAEIVAAVERQDAEAAGTAMATHLGHVSAVLRSLRGPAPVAVATSAQA, from the coding sequence ATGTCCGTCCCGTTCGATCCGATCCGCCCCAAGGAGCGCCTGTTCCAGGAGATCGTGGAGCACGTGCAGGCGCAAATCCTCTCGGGTGAACTCAAGCCCGGCGACCGCATCCCCGCCGAACGGGAGTTGGCGACGCACTTCGGCGTGAGCCGCGCGGCGGTGCGCGAGGCGATCAAGTCGCTCGCCGAGAAGGGGCTGGTGGAGGTGCACGTGGGGCGCGGGACGTTCGTGGCCACGCTGACCACGGATCACGTCGTCGAATCGATGTCGCTGTTGCTGCGCGATGCGCGCAACACGCCGGAGCATCTGCAGGAGGCGCGCGAGATCCTCGAGGTGCCCATCGCGCGGCTGGCGGCGCAGCACCGCACGGCCGAGCACATCGAGCGACTGCGCGCCCACATGCGCACGATGGAAGCGCAGCAGCACCTCACGCGCGCCTTCATCGACGCCGACGGCGACTTCCACTACGAGCTGGCGCGCGCGACCGGCAATCCGGTGTTGGAGATCGTCAGCCGGACGCTGCTCACGATGCTGCGCTCGGAGCGGGTCTTCATGGTGGGGTTCCGCGACGAGATCGGCGGGGCCATCCGGAGCCACGCCGAGATTGTGGCGGCGGTCGAGCGGCAGGACGCCGAGGCGGCGGGGACGGCGATGGCCACCCACCTCGGGCACGTCTCGGCGGTGCTGCGCTCGTTGCGTGGACCGGCCCCGGTAGCGGTGGCGACGTCGGCCCAGGCCTAA
- a CDS encoding threonylcarbamoyl-AMP synthase, which yields MARPQRSPRAVPRQTIPARGATRFRQPDRSHSVPPADALPRILVADPADPTAFAAAIDEGAAVIRAGGLVAFPTETVYGLGANALSETAVQRIYAAKGRPAFNPLIVHLADVSQLPTVARAVPPVAHTLAQAFWPGPLTLVLPRVLSLPDAVSAGLDTVGVRVPSHPVAHALIARAGVPIAAPSANAFTRVSATTAAHVVAQLGAAVDLVLDGGATSVGIESTVVDVTGARPVLLRLGGVTREALERVIGPVDVVRHAPAGEAPRPSPGMIDRHYAPRARLHPFADDDRPRVWGRLAALEDAGVRTGLVAFDVEDHAATVAIEMPRDASGYARMLYAALHALDAAGCSVAFVEAIPDGDAWEAIADRLRRAGLAPPGDT from the coding sequence ATGGCTCGCCCGCAACGTAGCCCGCGCGCCGTCCCCCGGCAAACGATCCCCGCGCGTGGGGCGACTAGATTTCGCCAACCCGATCGCTCCCACTCCGTGCCGCCAGCCGACGCCCTCCCCCGCATCCTCGTCGCCGACCCCGCCGATCCCACCGCCTTTGCCGCGGCCATCGACGAGGGGGCGGCGGTGATTCGCGCGGGTGGTCTGGTCGCCTTTCCCACCGAGACGGTCTACGGGCTCGGTGCCAACGCGCTGAGTGAGACGGCGGTGCAGCGCATCTACGCCGCCAAGGGGCGACCGGCATTCAATCCGCTCATCGTCCACCTCGCCGACGTGTCGCAGCTTCCGACGGTCGCGCGCGCGGTGCCGCCGGTGGCGCACACGCTCGCGCAGGCGTTCTGGCCCGGGCCGCTCACCCTGGTCCTCCCGCGCGTCCTGTCGCTTCCCGATGCGGTCAGTGCGGGGCTCGACACCGTGGGGGTGCGCGTCCCCTCGCACCCGGTGGCCCACGCCCTCATCGCCCGCGCCGGAGTCCCGATCGCCGCGCCGAGTGCGAACGCCTTCACGCGCGTCTCGGCCACCACCGCCGCGCACGTCGTGGCCCAACTGGGCGCAGCGGTCGACCTGGTCCTCGATGGCGGGGCGACCAGCGTGGGGATCGAGTCCACCGTGGTCGACGTCACCGGCGCGCGCCCCGTGCTGTTGCGGCTGGGTGGGGTGACGCGCGAGGCGCTGGAGCGCGTCATCGGCCCGGTCGATGTCGTTAGGCACGCCCCGGCGGGGGAGGCCCCGCGACCGTCGCCGGGGATGATCGACCGGCACTACGCCCCGCGCGCGCGTTTGCACCCCTTCGCCGACGACGACCGCCCGCGGGTCTGGGGGCGCCTGGCCGCACTCGAAGACGCAGGGGTTCGCACCGGCCTCGTCGCCTTCGACGTCGAGGACCATGCCGCGACCGTGGCGATCGAGATGCCGCGCGACGCCTCGGGCTACGCGCGGATGCTCTACGCGGCCTTGCACGCGCTCGACGCCGCCGGCTGTTCGGTGGCGTTCGTCGAGGCGATTCCCGATGGCGACGCGTGGGAGGCGATCGCCGATCGGTTGCGGCGCGCCGGACTCGCCCCTCCGGGCGACACGTGA